The Pangasianodon hypophthalmus isolate fPanHyp1 chromosome 25, fPanHyp1.pri, whole genome shotgun sequence nucleotide sequence TGATTCTTTATAAACATTATTCTTGAGCAGGTTCATGAAACAATGTATAAAGATGTGGATCATACTCTGGGTCACCAGGAACAAGGAAGTGTTTATCTATTGTAAATAAAAGCCTACTTTGTTCAAAGTGTGGAAACACTATTTCCAGAGAATCCCACTTGCTTTGCATATTGATTTCTAAGATAGTCCAGGGAATGCTGTTAGATACTCCAGAGTCAGAGATACACagaaaaaagtgttgttttgaTGTGTACAAATGAttccaaaaaatgtaaattaaaataaaaatctagaaGAGATTTATCTTACAGGTCAAAAAGACGGAGGATGTCATTCCATGCTTACTTCGATATTTCTTGTGAATACTAATTCTCAGATCTGgacagtgttttttaaaataccaTTTCTTATCTGAAAGTGAGATTAATAAATGGAGCTTAAATGGGCATTATATAATGTCCATGAAGAGCCTGTATTAACTCAAAACACGAAAGTACTCAAACACAGTATACAACTGCATGAAGGATTTAATGGATGAATGTTAAAAAGGGTTacatctgcaaaaaaataaaaaataaataaataaataaattgggaAACATAAAACAAGAAATGAGAAACCAGAATAAGTGGGAACTAGGAACgcaaactgtaaatatatacacagtgtatatacactgcGATTAACTAGAAATGATTTACAGGTGACATAGATAATGCATGATGAAAGGGAGGggaaaacaaagtcaaaataacaaatacACGTGGAAAACAGAGAAACAAGCGTTGCTTAGCACGCTGGGAACCGTGGCATGCGTTGAAAGGGGTAATTTGAGATAAGGCTTCTTCCTGTCTAAGTATAGGTGCATAGGAAATCACACATTCTTGGCATATTATTTCTAAAGTAGTCCACAACATGCTGTTAGATGTGGCAAAGTCAGAGATATACAGAAAATGTTTGCtatttatgaataattcattccaaaaataatttgtttttggaGCTAATACTTCAAGATTCCTGGTGAACACTAATCCTCTGAttagaagtcttttttttttttattaaagcatcTGTGTCTTAAGATGGAAATCAAAATGAGGGTCTTTTTTTCCAAATGCTAGAAGTTCACAGACTTCATATACACAATAAAAAGAACTAGACATGTGTAAAGATAGGGTATTTTATCTAATAAGGTTATCAGCCCTCCTGATCTACAGTTAAACCGACTGCTACTCAAATGAATGCACTGCATTACAGAAGCAAAGGAAGTGATGCTGCcacttgtgtgtatgtttgtttctgctcatgcatgactgtgtgtatgtttgtgtagcTTTATGTGTCATAGAGTGATGGTGGTTCTGGGCCGGCTGTGTTTCTTTATGATGGGCTTTCGCGTCATAGTCAAGGGGAAACAGGTAACCAGCACCGAGGCTCCGATTCTTGCTGTGGCTCCTCATTCTTCGTTCTTTGACTCTATCACCTGCATTGTGTCAGGCATGCCATCTGTTGTATCCCGCACTGAGAATCTACTTCCTCCCATGTTCGGCCGTAAGTAACAGACGAGTGCTTATCTTTCATCACCATTTTTTGTCTGTAATTTGAATATGGAATAAAGACCTCTGTGTGATGAATAAAGGCTATTTATAAACCTAAAGCTGATATCAAACTGAGCCTGCATCATTAATGGGGTTATAAATGTTTGGAATTAGAATTCTTTACCGACCACATTTAGGATCAAGTAGGAATGTAATCAGGTTAAACAATGCTCCAGAGACTAAAACTGTTTTCCAAGTAACTGATCTTTAACCTTATAAAATCTATAGAATATTTTGTTCAGGCATCACAAGGTTACCCAACAAATGgggtatatattttaaaagctatagttaatatatttacttataCCATAgagctgttgaatgctcaatcTGACTGGGTAGAAAGggttaattttctttaatagtATATCTGACAGTTCCAGCAGCAAGACaaattgcaggtttatatttatgtgcttgttctaattcTCTACTTGTTcaattctatagtaacaacttacaaagGGACTTGGTGTTCAGAGAGCGAGCCAAAAAATCAtgcataatcattgatatgatgaagttttctgcaacaagatgtttatttagcatttttggaaggagtctgcagtatcagcactttgtaactgccaacgttaaatgtaaccataaacagataaaaagtatgacatgccgttctttaatgaaacaaatgtctttattggcagattgctgtgatgtaagaggaaaaatactttgggacatgatgttataggaaaataataaaattctgaGTGGTACCACTTCACATCTGACCGCATCACTGGCTGTGTTGCTGATTATATTCCTAGAACAGCAAgcccccaaatgttttatttcttacttaaagCCAGAAAAAGATGGAGTGAAATTGAATTGGTGGAAGGGTACATTGGGCTTTGACTACTATAATACCTTTATACAGATTTTGTGCACAAAAATCATCTGATGTTTGTATGTTGTATTATGCAGTTAAGAGTTTGggcatatgtatgtgtgtcctTTAGGATTTCTGCGCTGCCTGCAGCCTGTCGTCGTCTCAAGGGAAGACCCAGACTCACGCAAAAACACAATCACGGACATCAACAACCGGGCCAGATCTGAAGGCCGCTGGCCACAGGTCAGAATAAATCCATGCCTTGCATTATACTGTTTGTTTACGTGAATGCGTAAGTATGAGGTAGCAGATTGTATAGTCTGTCTTTAGACAGGAGATTTTAAAGTTGAGTCTGTGTGTTACAAAAGCAGGAAATTACTATGAAATGTCTTTGGAGAACCCAACTTCCTGTATAAGAAGAAAGAATGCCTGGCTTTTCCCTGCCGTGCGTTAAAAGTGCTTCAGTGAAAACATAAATTAATTGTTAGTATGAAAATAAGCATTATGTATGGTTTACCACACATTACCTTGGATTGACTCTGATTAAAAGATAAGCAaaattattatacataatacattCTAAATCCACACAGACTTTATCTTCAATATTTTTCAGTTGCTGATTTTCCCAGAAGGAACATGCACAAACAGATCCTGTCTCATTACTTTCAAACAAGGTAAGAAGGCACACTCTTATGTAACTCATGTACTTATATGTGTATCTATattttgtaatgattttttGGTCTTAGCATTGATATATGCAAGTCATCCCtaagtcaaaaataaataaataaacaaacaaataaataaataagtaaataagctTATACAAGTGGTTGCAGTTTATATAAAGTAATATGAGAATGTCCCTTTGGTGGACAGGGACATTGCAACATCCAGAGTTGAATTGAATGTATGTAATGAAACTgacttcagtgtttatttttgcttgcAGAAGAAGTTAAAACAGGAACAGATCTTTTAGATCAGACTTTTGTACCAGACACATCCTtcatatactatactatactgtacagaacacattattttttagttaatcatattttagattatttaagCATTACAGACAGTCAGCTCAAAATGCTTATACTGATTGAATTTGTCTGAGGCCATATAATCTACAGAATTTTGATTGATTACATGAGATCATCTAGGGCACAGTCTGATCAATACATACTACTGATGCACATTTACCAGAGCAGCACTCGTATCCAGTGAGAGCACTGCAGTGAGGACAGGGTTAACTGTGATGCATTTTGTACACTTGCATTTACACAGTGTGTTCgaagggtgtgagtgtgtttgaaaattggaatgtaaaaaaaactcaccgaatgtgtgtgtgtgggtgggtgtgggtgtgtgtgtgagtgagagagagagagagagagagaagtcttGTCACTTagttctctttttgttttcaggTGCTTTCTTACCAGGGGTCCCTGTTCAGCCAGTGCTTATCAGATACCCCAATAAACTGGTAAGTTGATTCCAGTGAAGATGTGCAGACTACACATCTACATTACATACCACAACCAAAagcccattaaaaaaaaagaaagaaagaaagaaagaaatgttctTGTTATGATATAAGGAATTCTACTGATTGGACTTAACCACATATCACACATCTGTTGTAATGTCAAAGCTGCATTCCACAGGGCttgacaaatcataaattctttATCTAGTCCACCAGGCATGTGAAAGCTCCAATGTGCTGTCCAGTCCCATGCTTTTGTTCCctggaaaaataaatgactaggctaaaaagtggtagctagaATAATGTAACAGTGTATgatgagctagttagctagttaagtacattaatacagactaagagaAATGAATGCATATAGGATTATTATCCTCTTCTATCAAAGTTGCCaatgtagcacatcatgtttgcaCCATCAACAAAAAATCTATAAGCTGTTGTTTAAGATTTCAGCTAGGACAGCTGGAATTGTCTGTCCTTGCATCACATGTAAAAGATACAGTATCATTTGAGTATCTCCAATGTCTGTTTTCTCTACGTATGTTTACACAAGGTCACGTTATTCGTTACTCCCtctaataaaaatcatttaccATCAACCAGCTTACACTTCAgccgatgtgtgtgtgtgtggatttacaatcacacactacaattACACCATCGAGGTTCCAAACCTTTGTGAAAGTTAGTAATAAGTAGTTATTTCTGGTTGTTAAACCTAAAGGCAGGCATGAAATGTACTTGTCCTAGACACCATGGCTACAGATTTGTCCACCCCTACCTCCACAAAATCCCTGACAAAGACAATACTACAATACTACGACCATGTGTTAAGGTAGGGGACTATTCTGAAAGATAATACTTTAGGGAAGCAGAAGTACTAtagaaatctgatttttttttttttcaataaatttgTATTATCCAGGTTTGAAAAGTACTTCATTTCAGATAAATGACTGGAGAATTTTCTGTCATAAGTGGACTGAATGACATTCAGGAGAAAACAAGCATACAGTAGTTTCGTAATTGTGTTTCATgaaatgtgtgtattgtttgtaTGAGCTTGCAGTGCCAGATAAATTCTCTTGCTGGAGTTAACTGTAGTTTAATCATTTGTGCTCTTTAATTGAATCGTAAAATTGGACTTAAAGCATATGCCTTCGCTGAATATCTTAATAAATATGCCCAGATAACGTTACCACTCATCATTACAGCACTATGTAACCTTAGATAATGATGGCAATtcaaaagtgtatatatatatttttttttcctgtgattCACTGTGATTATTATTCACTAAATTTCACTTAATAAGGTTGCATGAACTTGGTTGTAGAAGGTAAAGGcacaatttttttgcattgcaaatATGATCTAGGCCCAACTAGAAGTGGTCCTTGGGAGTCTAGTGGATAAGGTGTACGTATGCTCACTACTGTGGCCTGGGTTTGGTTCCTGGGTAGTTAACCAACCCAGGTACTCTGGGTGCCAGTTCCAAGCCTCATGGGTTCTGTCAgaaagggcatctggcataaaaacctGTGCCAAAGCGATCATGTGACCGATGATCTGCTATAGCCAACCGTAACGGGAGCAGatgaaacaacaacaatgtaTCTTATACTAAtctgtgtacattttttctGCTCCTCAGGACACAGTAACATGGACATGGCAAGGCCCTTCATTGTAAGTGCAGAAGGTTCAGTTAACAGTTCACAGACTTAAGTTGTTTAAAATGTCTAGCCTCACATCATCTGGCCCACTGCTCAGCTCTAGACATAAAATATTCTCTTAGAGTGTTGACATAACTGCGTTGTATTTTAGCCCTGTAATGAGCTCTGAGAATTGTCATACTTTCCAGTCCTAATTTCCAGGGAATAATCCTCACTGGACAAGCAACGCAAGCATTTTCCTATTTTGTGTTCCcaatatgtataaatacagagGTGGGACAATGACATATTCAAagcttttattttgctttttattttttatttttgtccaagGTATACCCACACTTGCTTGAAATCCATATATCACTACAGATTTCTTGAGGAAACGCAAACTGACAACTATTGAGTCAGTGTTGTGCTTAATGCTGAATATATAATGTGGTTTTAGTTCCTTCTTGAAAAAGTGTAGTAACATCATCGCTGCTTCCTGTTTCAGTCGGACCCTGGTTCTCTTCACCCTGTGTCAGCTCTATACAACGGTGGAAATTGAGGTTAGCCATTTCCGAGTCTACTTCTCTGTTTTAACTTCTTTTGCAGACCCCCTGCCTATCAAACTTATATGCAAACTGCATCAGAAGACATATCAACTGAAACTTGCAGAGTACTTTCCAATTGAAGATTTATTCAGAGATAACTATCGTTAATATTCCATAGCCTCAGAAATAGACTTTATTCTAAGAACTCAGAAGAAGACACATGAAGGACAGtttcacatttatataaaaatgtagctTAAATATCTTATTGAATGTTGATTTCTATTTACTTGAACTTTGAAAATTCATGAGGTTTCATGTGAATGTTGACAGTTTTGTTCTGAAATGTATACAGCATGTATGTATGATCTCTTgtaagtgtgcttttttttctctctttcagttccTTCCTCCATATATTCCCaatgaagaagagaaaaataacCCCATAAAATTTGCACAGTCTCTGAGGAGTCAAATGGCagcgtaaggaataaaataaagtgcaagTTTGCACTGGATCCAAGGGTCTGTGCTGTGAGTATTGGTATGCACTTATGAATAAGTCGGTGCTGATGAAACTTTGTGGTTTGACAGGGCTCTGGGCGTGCCCATAACTGATCATACTTTTGAGGACTGTCGGCTGATGATCTCAGCAGGGCAGCTGACTCTGCCCATGGAGGCGGGGCTAGTGGAGTTCACCAAGATTAGCAGAAAGCTTAAGTATAGCACATTGTTTGGACTTTACTGCTTTCTCTGTACTACTTAATATTGTATGTATATCGATGCATCTTACAGCATTATAATGACTTGGGTTAATATAAAATTGGGGAATATTCAGAGTGAAGCCTGTGCAGGGAGGAGTTAACACTGAATATGCACATCTCTATTACATTAAGGTTCAGGTCAGGACAGCTATAAGCATGTACACTTAAGTTATGATCATCACTGCACAGAAACCAGCATTATATAGGTAAAATGTCATGGACACTAATTTCCTAATCAGtggtcaaaaaaaaatcttcttttgtttgttttttaaatttctgattTCTGAATGTTGGATCCTTTAACAAAATCTTAAACTACATGAATACAAAGAAGATGAGAAACCACAGAGGGAATCTTTTATGTTTGAAGAAAGAATTAATTGGCACTTGtttatacatacactatatatttttacagatgTAATTATCTTGCTAGCAGTAGCCAGtgtgacaggatttctgagggTACTGAGGGCCCTTGTACATCCCTGTTTATACACTATACTGCTAACACTGGCCAGCTTGCTGATAAGAACTAATTTGACAGGATTCCTGAGGGTACTGAGGGCCCTTGTACATtactgtttatacactatacttctaacactagccagctagctaataaGAGCTAATTTGACAAAATTCCTGAGGGGATTGAGGggtcatatacagtacatcactgTTTATACAATATACTGCTAACACTAGCCAACTTGCTAAAGggagctaatctgacaggactTCTGAGGGGACTGAGGGCCCATgtacatcacattttttttttttttttttaattctttttaactTCCCTCAGTCTGAAATGGAACAACATGCAGAAGGAGCTGGAGAATTTTGCTGCCATCGCCCAGTCGTGCAAAGGAGGTCGAATCAGGATCGAGGAGTTCGCTAGTTTTCTCAAACTGCCCATCAGCCCTGTGCTTCAGGAGCTCTTTGCTCTTTTTGACAgggtgtgtttctctctctctctctctctctctctctgtgtgtgtgtgtgtgtgtgtgtgtttatttatttatttactttattaagtACTAATATCCAGTTATATCTTATGATCCTCAATAAAAGTATTGACAATACAGAATCCGTTCATGAATTCGACAATACTATAGTGAGGTAGGTGCATATAAATTTTAGTAggtttaataaatcatttaccATGTTACACTGCAGGACGGGGATGGCACCATTGATTTTAGAGAATATGTCATCGGTATGACAGTGTTGTGTCGACCAGCGAACACAGATGAAGTGATCCAGACAGCATTTAAGGTACATGCCCACTCCTTACATGCATTTGATAATTTTATGAACTAAACTATAATTTAGATAAGACTAGATACGACTTAGATAAGACTTAGATAATAAGACTTCCCATATTTCTAGtcattatgtttttcattttactttacCATCCCACAGCTTAATCATTGGGCTTTGTATTTTTGAAATACCTTTTTGAACAGTGTAAAGGTAAAGATGCCGGAAATATGATGTATAGCAGTACAGTAACTCTGTGTGATGTCTCGCTTCAGCTTTTTGATGTAGATGAGGACAAGAGCATAACTCGAGATGAGTTTGCTAGCCTGCTGCGCTCCACTCTCGGTGTCTGCGATCTCGATGTCACTAAACTCTTCAATGAAATCGATATCGATGGTTCAGGTCATATCACATATGGTGAGTATACAGTTTGcgcagtgcaaaagtttgcaccgtTCTTgcctttcttctttttaatctgtatttccCTCAGTTTGAAATGGGGAAAATAGATTCAAAGTGACACTTTACATCTTACAGTTTGTCGAAAACTCAGAATTCCATGTTCATGttatgttctttaatgaattgaTGACCTTATATAACACACAGCCTAAatcttaaagaaagaaagagagcctTTATTGTCATGTATAGTACAAAAatttaagaaatgtttattaatgtctagtgaattgagaaatgttagAAAAGACCTTATTTTAACAATCTAGATCTAATCTAATtagaaaaggttaaaaaaaatcacactaatTAGACACCACATAATTGTTTTATACTTAAAACTAGCACTGTCTATGAATCTTGTTTTTCTGTAGGCTTAACATGTTTGTCCAATAAAATACTCATTTAGAGTCTCTTGAGGATCTGAGAGTGACCAAGCGCCACAAATATTTTGCTTCCTTTACTTAACTTCTGctttatataattttgtatGTTCTGTTGCACTAATTGTGATTAAACTCTTACAATACTTAAGAAACTCCAGAAGATCAGTGGTAGTGTATTTAGAGTATACAATATGTTTGACATGCTATAACTAAAAGATTTTTCTTCCCTGTCATCTTTTCATTAGATGAGTTTCTCTCCTTTGCTTACACACACCCCGAGTACGCTAAACTCTTCACAACATACATTGAGCTCCAGCGCTACCAGTGCCTCCTGGGAGAAGGACCAATCTCGCACCTCACTTCCTCATCTACGATTCCCCCCACTGAGCAGCAGGAAGAGTGTAATTTGGACAAAAAAGATGACTAAGTGCCTTATATCAAGAGTAAAGCCATATCAATTACATTGTGAGGCAAACAGAAAAGCAGATTTCTGCTGCTTTTTTCCTTGATTTGAAACACAGCTATTGCTCTGGGTAAAATCCTGTGACTCTCATATGCCTCAGCAGCATCCAGAGCAAATACAATGGATTTgcaataaatcattaaatatatgCACATTTCCCCCCAGTTTTAGATGATGTTACTACCTgcttaaattttattaaatgcatgCAAAGACTGATGTGTTACTGCATTTTGCCACTGTGATTATAACACTGTGACTTTTCGTGATCCAGAGATGCACAACTATTTCTTATTacacaaagaaaacaataataCTACAAAGTTTGCAACTTAAAAAAATGTCCTTTGAACACTGCAAAGCCAGCTAATGCATGATCATTGTTTAAGTTTACAGTCAAGTGCAAATGTCTGCATACCCATAGGGCAAAATGAAGACATTGTATCCACAGTAACAAGACATTTAGTTTGTTATGTTTCACAGGTAACAAAAATGGTCAGTTGATGTAGTTGAATATATTAACAGCgaataatattaaattagtaTTATTTCAATGtgatatagtttttttttactcgtATGctcaccctttgcagctatacaAGTCTCCAACCTCTTATTATTATCTGTTCTAACTCCTCCTTTTGGACTCAGTTATAAAGATTAACCCATGAAACTCCAAGGACCTGTCAGTGGGTTCAGACCTACATTCCTTACTCTTGTAACTACACACATTTCCTATAAGTTTCACTGCAGTTATGAATAATTCATTGATACTAAATAATATGCATTAAAGTGAATAACTGAGAAATTAACTATGTTTTTGAAGGTTAAACTGCAATTGACAGCAATTTTTATCACTGAATGATGAGTCCTTTTTGAAAAGAGCCAGCAGTTAGTTGAGCTCTGGCCCGAGAGTGTATCAAAATCCCCATGTGTTCTACCTGATGCCTGTTTTTCCCTAcgtccctctctctttctcactgctTAGGGGCCTTGGTGTGGAAACATTGTATTTGCATTCATATTAAAGAGTTAACATTCTCCATTCTCTCTTAATCTCATCCCCAGTGGTTAAAAATAGGCCAGTTTATAAGATTGTGACTGTTACTGGTTACAGACTGTCTTTTTTTAAGCACTCTgcttattttacaataaaactACATCAATTTTAAAGGTGTGATTTGTGTTCAGTTGTACTGCATAAACAGCTGGAAGATTGTTGCCAGTagacacacacaggaaactCTTGTGGAGTCTAAAAATATTTAGTGAATATTATTCTGCAGTCTTCCACCAGGTGACACCAGAAACCCATTTTACACTTCTACTTACATTGCTCACCTCCTGACTGCCTGAAGATCATGCAAGCAATCTTTCGTCTTTGAGTTCTCCAAATatttgtgcaggtgtgtgtgtgtgtgtgtgtgtgtgtgcaatcatCAACCGTTCAAAGTCAAAGGCCAAATGTTACAAAATGATACAAAGCCAAGCATACATATCACTAGCCTGTAATTTATCCAGAGCCTATAAAAACCAAAAGTATTTATAGGAAAGTATATGTGCATGCTAATCCTTGTCTCTGTTTGAAAGATGGGTCAAAGGTATACAGAATGTTTTACAGAGGagttatgaaagaaaaaatgtgaccCAAAGGAGAATTCTAATAGTCTTGCTGCCTTTTAATCATTCTGTGTTTCGTTCTGTAGACTGGATC carries:
- the lpcat2 gene encoding lysophosphatidylcholine acyltransferase 2, producing MLCEAPDIEEEVQCSACASLTEPYRCVGALDHALNLKMPPKRVFPRQESLLLPAVINPFRLDFKLTKRDKIKCFLLGIILVPLRSVFLFLVLMVAWLVSTLITFNRPLKGELEPFTGWRSFMCHRVMVVLGRLCFFMMGFRVIVKGKQVTSTEAPILAVAPHSSFFDSITCIVSGMPSVVSRTENLLPPMFGRFLRCLQPVVVSREDPDSRKNTITDINNRARSEGRWPQLLIFPEGTCTNRSCLITFKQGAFLPGVPVQPVLIRYPNKLDTVTWTWQGPSFRTLVLFTLCQLYTTVEIEFLPPYIPNEEEKNNPIKFAQSLRSQMAAALGVPITDHTFEDCRLMISAGQLTLPMEAGLVEFTKISRKLNLKWNNMQKELENFAAIAQSCKGGRIRIEEFASFLKLPISPVLQELFALFDRDGDGTIDFREYVIGMTVLCRPANTDEVIQTAFKLFDVDEDKSITRDEFASLLRSTLGVCDLDVTKLFNEIDIDGSGHITYDEFLSFAYTHPEYAKLFTTYIELQRYQCLLGEGPISHLTSSSTIPPTEQQEECNLDKKDD